A genomic segment from Xiphophorus maculatus strain JP 163 A chromosome 6, X_maculatus-5.0-male, whole genome shotgun sequence encodes:
- the tnk2 gene encoding activated CDC42 kinase 1 isoform X10: MRTWRKLAWVDPVRQKICQRRLWEAVKRRKAKRKTWMSKVFSGKRIEGEFPQQGQLAFTFRKLSLTPPLCLGDGVLDTQLYGGGPLDGQQQALTCLIPEKDLTLFEKLGDGSFGVVKRGEWLTPGGNVVNVAVKCLKTDVLSQPDALEDFICEVNAMHSLDHQNLIRLYGVVLTHPMKMVTELAPLGSLLDRLRCLHPQGPVLIHTLCQYAVQVASGMAYLEQRRFIHRDLAARNILLSSANRVKIGDFGLMRALPNNDEHYVMQEHRKVPFAWCAPESLKTRTFSHATDTWMFGVTLWEMFTHGQEPWLGLNGSQILHKIDKEGERLPKPEDCPQDIYNVMLQCWAQKPGDRPTFVALREFLLETMPTDMCALQDFDELDKLHIKVNDVITIIEGRAENYWWRGQNKRTLKVGQFPRNVVTSVAGLSAHDISRPLENSFIHTGHGDTNPHRCWGFPDRIDDLYLGNPMDPPDVLGVDLSATRPTQLPGRIKKEPPRRPPQPAVLIKSKSGFSQQLLSHCSCLLCSLFAPLFKEPCYDPVTEDEDSTSAALRRLSLRKTGSLKGLKLKPAAWVSANKQSGRTSSSAHTPSSDVSLIDFGEDFSLTRSPSTVVENQTLVLAKLALQVGNILDKTPPQSPSKWLQRPLHPTPVVDWDARPLPPPPAYDDVAQDEDDMEVSSITSSEQQLEHDQTAVHGVDGALSSGQVTESDGVVSKDPERPVLEDNLFLPSKHSHAASPSFSQSAEIFQELQQECMRKLNVPTGGVGQWTQISALCPTQNAQEDQQHLFINEDKPQIPPRVPIPPRPIKWGDYTSARWSRDLSVSPMPSDPTYSISGTSLERPPQIPPRDPLSQPNSRTPSPNCAVVGSLQQRICSVSPSTHQASHSYSSHLSTSPGKPMPTTHSFASDPKYAAPKVIQAQGRDNANRGPCILPIVRDGQKVSNTHYYLLPERPPYLDRFERFFREAENLPGGSGAEDRHARHANTATVRPMVVTAQTVQGLVQPGELKANFSFNNNFGMSAQRSGMKTSVSLPRVCSDGLTGPTVNSSCGRTEDGGNSLDRVQMVQEAVHGVTIAECQAALQNNSWDVQKAVHYLKVEQLFCLGLRNRSECAKLLEMCDWNLEEASTQILEDYGSITRQR, encoded by the exons ATGAGGACTTGGAGAAAATTGGCCTGGGTCGACCCGGTGAGGCAGAAGATCT GCCAGAGACGTCTTTGGGAGGCCGTGAAGAGGAGGAAGGCCAAGCGGAAAACCTGGATGAGCAAG GTGTTCAGCGGGAAGCGGATAGAGGGAGAATTCCCCCAGCAGGGACAGCTGGCCTTTACGTTCCGCAAACTGTCCCTCACGCCTCCCCTCTGTCTGGGCGACGGCGTCCTGGACACTCAGCTATACGGCGGCGGCCCACTGGACGGCCAGCAGCAGGCCCTGACCTGCCTCATCCCAGAGAAGGACCTGACTCTGTTCGAGAAACTCGGCGATGGCTCGTTTGGCGTCGTGAAAAGAGGGGAGTGGCTGACGCCTGGAGGGAACGTG GTGAACGTGGCAGTAAAGTGCCTGAAGACGGATGTCCTCAGTCAGCCAGACGCTCTGGAGGATTTCATCTGCGAGGTCAACGCCATGCACTCCCTGGACCATCAGAACCTCATCCGGCTGTACGGCGTGGTGCTCACACACCCCATGAAGATG GTGACTGAGCTGGCTCCTCTGGGTTCTCTGCTGGATCGTCTGCGATGCCTTCATCCTCAGGGCCCGGTGCTGATCCACACTCTGTGTCAGTACGCCGTTCAGGTAGCGAGCGGCATGGCTTACCTGGAGCAGAGACGGTTCATCCACAGGGACCTGGCAGCGAG GAATATCCTGCTCTCCTCAGCTAACAGAGTGAAGATCGGGGACTTTGGCCTGATGAGGGCACTGCCTAACAACGATGAGCACTATGTGATGCAGGAGCATCGCAAGGTTCCCTTTGCGTG GTGTGCTCCAGAGAGCTTGAAGACGAGAACGTTCTCCCACGCTACGGACACCTGGATGTTCGGCGTCACTCTCTGGGAGATGTTCACGCACGGCCAGGAGCCGTGGCTGGGCCTGAACGGCAGCCAG attcTCCACAAGATCGATAAAGAAGGCGAAAGGCTTCCAAAGCCGGAGGACTGTCCCCAGGACATCTATAACGTCATGCTGCAGTGTTGGGCTCAGAAACCAGGGGATAGACCCACTTTTGTTGCCCTGAGGGAGTTCCTGCTGGAG acCATGCCTACCGACATGTGCGCTCTGCAGGACTTCGATGAGCTCGACAAACTTCACATCAAAGTCAACGATGTCATCACCATCATCGAGGGGAG GGCGGAGAATTACTGGTGGCGAGGGCAAAACAAGCGCACCCTGAAGGTGGGGCAGTTCCCCAGAAACGTGGTGACGTCCGTCGCGGGGCTGTCGGCGCACGACATCAGCAGGCCTCTGGAGAACAGCTTCATCCACACGGGTCACGGAGACACCAACCCGCATCGCTGCTGGGGCTTCCCGGACAGGATTGACGA CCTGTACCTGGGGAATCCCATGGATCCTCCTGATGTTCTGGGAGTGGACCTCAGCGCCACTCGGCCCACACAGCTGCCAGGGCGAATCAAAA AGGAGCCTCCCCGCCGGCCTCCTCAGCCAGCCGTGTTAATCAAGAGTAAGTCTGGTTTCTCTCAGCAGCTTCTTAGCCACTGTTCCTGTCTTCTCTGTTCCCTCTTTGCTCCACTCTTCAAAG AACCGTGCTACGATCCGGTAACTGAAGACGAGGATTCCACCTCTGCAGCGCTCCGGAGATTATCTCTCAGGAAAACCGGTTCGCTCAAAGGTCTGAAGCTTAAACCCGCTGCGTGGGTCTCTGCTAACAAGCAGAGTGGCCGGACCTCAAGTTCAGCCCACACCCCGAGCAGCGACGTGTCCCTCATTGACTTCGGGGAGGATTTCTCACTCACACGCTCTCCTTCCACTGTGGTCGAAAACCAAACTCTGGTGCTGGCGAAGCTAGCGCTGCAAGTGGGCAACATCCTGGACAAGACTCCGCCTCAAAGTCCGTCCAAGTGGCTGCAGCGGCCCCTGCACCCCACGCCGGTGGTAGACTGGGACGCCCGGCCGTTACCGCCGCCGCCGGCCTACGACGACGTAGCCCAAGATGAAGACGACATGGAG GTGAGCTCCATCACCAGCTCGGAGCAGCAGCTCGAACACGATCAGACTGCTGTCCACGGCGTAGACGGAGCTCTCTCCTCAGGACAGGTGACTGAAAGCGACGGCGTCGTCTCGAAAGATCCAGAAAGACCGGTTTTGGAGGACAACCTTTTCCTTCCCAGCAAGCACAGCCACGCTGCCTCCCCGTCCTTCTCCCAATCCGCAGAGATTTTCCAGGAACTCCAGCAGGAGTGCATGAGGAAGCTCAATGTCCCGACAGGCGGGGTTGGTCAGTGGACCCAAATCTCAGCCCTCTGTCCTACTCAGAACGCCCAGGAGGATCAACAGCATCTCTTCATCAATGAGGACAAACCTCAGATCCCCCCACGTGTTCCAATACCCCCTCGACCGATAAAATGGGGAGACTACACGTCCGCTCGCTGGTCAAGGGACCTTTCTGTTTCCCCGATGCCGTCGGACCCCACATACAGCATTTCGGGCACAAGCCTGGAACGACCGCCTCAGATCCCGCCCAGAGACCCTCTGTCCCAGCCCAACTCCCGGACGCCAAGCCCCAATTGTGCAGTGGTGGGCTCTCTGCAGCAGAGGATCTGCTCCGTTAGCCCCTCCACCCACCAGGCCTCACACTCCTATAGCTCCCACCTCTCCACCTCGCCTGGCAAACCTATGCCGACCACACACAGCTTTGCCTCGGACCCCAAATACGCCGCACCCAAAGTGATCCAAGCCCAGGGTAGGGACAACGCCAACAGAGGTCCCTGCATCCTGCCCATCGTCCGAGACGGGCAGAAAGTCAGCAACACGCACTATTACCTCCTGCCAGAGAGGCCGCCGTACCTCGACCGTTTTGAACGCTTCTTCAGAGAGGCTGAGAACCTCCCGGGCGGCAGCGGTGCCGAGGACAGGCACGCGCGGCACGCCAACACGGCCACCGTGAGACCCATGGTCGTCACCGCCCAGACAGTTCAGGGACTCGTCCAGCCGGGAGAGCTGAAGGCTAACTTCTCCTTCAATAACAACTTTGGCATGAGCGCACAGCGGTCAGGGATGAAGACATCAGTTAGTCTCCCTCGCGTGTGTTCAGACGGGCTGACGGGTCCAACAGTGAATTCTTCCTGCGGCCGGACAGAAGACGGAGGGAACTCTCTGGACAGAGTCCAAATG GTGCAGGAGGCTGTTCACGGCGTGACGATAGCAGAGTGTCAAGCCGCCCTCCAGAACAACAGCTGGGATGTCCAGAAGGCTGTGCATTACCTAAAG
- the tnk2 gene encoding activated CDC42 kinase 1 isoform X9, with product MQCEEGTEWLLELLTEVQLQQYFKRIRDDLNVTRLSHFDYVKNEDLEKIGLGRPGQRRLWEAVKRRKAKRKTWMSKVFSGKRIEGEFPQQGQLAFTFRKLSLTPPLCLGDGVLDTQLYGGGPLDGQQQALTCLIPEKDLTLFEKLGDGSFGVVKRGEWLTPGGNVVNVAVKCLKTDVLSQPDALEDFICEVNAMHSLDHQNLIRLYGVVLTHPMKMVTELAPLGSLLDRLRCLHPQGPVLIHTLCQYAVQVASGMAYLEQRRFIHRDLAARNILLSSANRVKIGDFGLMRALPNNDEHYVMQEHRKVPFAWCAPESLKTRTFSHATDTWMFGVTLWEMFTHGQEPWLGLNGSQILHKIDKEGERLPKPEDCPQDIYNVMLQCWAQKPGDRPTFVALREFLLETMPTDMCALQDFDELDKLHIKVNDVITIIEGRAENYWWRGQNKRTLKVGQFPRNVVTSVAGLSAHDISRPLENSFIHTGHGDTNPHRCWGFPDRIDDLYLGNPMDPPDVLGVDLSATRPTQLPGRIKKEPPRRPPQPAVLIKSKSGFSQQLLSHCSCLLCSLFAPLFKEPCYDPVTEDEDSTSAALRRLSLRKTGSLKGLKLKPAAWVSANKQSGRTSSSAHTPSSDVSLIDFGEDFSLTRSPSTVVENQTLVLAKLALQVGNILDKTPPQSPSKWLQRPLHPTPVVDWDARPLPPPPAYDDVAQDEDDMEVSSITSSEQQLEHDQTAVHGVDGALSSGQVTESDGVVSKDPERPVLEDNLFLPSKHSHAASPSFSQSAEIFQELQQECMRKLNVPTGGVGQWTQISALCPTQNAQEDQQHLFINEDKPQIPPRVPIPPRPIKWGDYTSARWSRDLSVSPMPSDPTYSISGTSLERPPQIPPRDPLSQPNSRTPSPNCAVVGSLQQRICSVSPSTHQASHSYSSHLSTSPGKPMPTTHSFASDPKYAAPKVIQAQGRDNANRGPCILPIVRDGQKVSNTHYYLLPERPPYLDRFERFFREAENLPGGSGAEDRHARHANTATVRPMVVTAQTVQGLVQPGELKANFSFNNNFGMSAQRSGMKTSVSLPRVCSDGLTGPTVNSSCGRTEDGGNSLDRVQMVQEAVHGVTIAECQAALQNNSWDVQKAVHYLKVEQLFCLGLRNRSECAKLLEMCDWNLEEASTQILEDYGSITRQR from the exons ATGCAGTGTGAGGAAGGAACAGAAtggctgctggagctgctgacggaggtgcagctgcagcagtacTTCAAGAGGATCCGAGACGACCTCAACGTCACGCGGCTCTCGCACTTCGACTACGTCAAGAATGAGGACTTGGAGAAAATTGGCCTGGGTCGACCCG GCCAGAGACGTCTTTGGGAGGCCGTGAAGAGGAGGAAGGCCAAGCGGAAAACCTGGATGAGCAAG GTGTTCAGCGGGAAGCGGATAGAGGGAGAATTCCCCCAGCAGGGACAGCTGGCCTTTACGTTCCGCAAACTGTCCCTCACGCCTCCCCTCTGTCTGGGCGACGGCGTCCTGGACACTCAGCTATACGGCGGCGGCCCACTGGACGGCCAGCAGCAGGCCCTGACCTGCCTCATCCCAGAGAAGGACCTGACTCTGTTCGAGAAACTCGGCGATGGCTCGTTTGGCGTCGTGAAAAGAGGGGAGTGGCTGACGCCTGGAGGGAACGTG GTGAACGTGGCAGTAAAGTGCCTGAAGACGGATGTCCTCAGTCAGCCAGACGCTCTGGAGGATTTCATCTGCGAGGTCAACGCCATGCACTCCCTGGACCATCAGAACCTCATCCGGCTGTACGGCGTGGTGCTCACACACCCCATGAAGATG GTGACTGAGCTGGCTCCTCTGGGTTCTCTGCTGGATCGTCTGCGATGCCTTCATCCTCAGGGCCCGGTGCTGATCCACACTCTGTGTCAGTACGCCGTTCAGGTAGCGAGCGGCATGGCTTACCTGGAGCAGAGACGGTTCATCCACAGGGACCTGGCAGCGAG GAATATCCTGCTCTCCTCAGCTAACAGAGTGAAGATCGGGGACTTTGGCCTGATGAGGGCACTGCCTAACAACGATGAGCACTATGTGATGCAGGAGCATCGCAAGGTTCCCTTTGCGTG GTGTGCTCCAGAGAGCTTGAAGACGAGAACGTTCTCCCACGCTACGGACACCTGGATGTTCGGCGTCACTCTCTGGGAGATGTTCACGCACGGCCAGGAGCCGTGGCTGGGCCTGAACGGCAGCCAG attcTCCACAAGATCGATAAAGAAGGCGAAAGGCTTCCAAAGCCGGAGGACTGTCCCCAGGACATCTATAACGTCATGCTGCAGTGTTGGGCTCAGAAACCAGGGGATAGACCCACTTTTGTTGCCCTGAGGGAGTTCCTGCTGGAG acCATGCCTACCGACATGTGCGCTCTGCAGGACTTCGATGAGCTCGACAAACTTCACATCAAAGTCAACGATGTCATCACCATCATCGAGGGGAG GGCGGAGAATTACTGGTGGCGAGGGCAAAACAAGCGCACCCTGAAGGTGGGGCAGTTCCCCAGAAACGTGGTGACGTCCGTCGCGGGGCTGTCGGCGCACGACATCAGCAGGCCTCTGGAGAACAGCTTCATCCACACGGGTCACGGAGACACCAACCCGCATCGCTGCTGGGGCTTCCCGGACAGGATTGACGA CCTGTACCTGGGGAATCCCATGGATCCTCCTGATGTTCTGGGAGTGGACCTCAGCGCCACTCGGCCCACACAGCTGCCAGGGCGAATCAAAA AGGAGCCTCCCCGCCGGCCTCCTCAGCCAGCCGTGTTAATCAAGAGTAAGTCTGGTTTCTCTCAGCAGCTTCTTAGCCACTGTTCCTGTCTTCTCTGTTCCCTCTTTGCTCCACTCTTCAAAG AACCGTGCTACGATCCGGTAACTGAAGACGAGGATTCCACCTCTGCAGCGCTCCGGAGATTATCTCTCAGGAAAACCGGTTCGCTCAAAGGTCTGAAGCTTAAACCCGCTGCGTGGGTCTCTGCTAACAAGCAGAGTGGCCGGACCTCAAGTTCAGCCCACACCCCGAGCAGCGACGTGTCCCTCATTGACTTCGGGGAGGATTTCTCACTCACACGCTCTCCTTCCACTGTGGTCGAAAACCAAACTCTGGTGCTGGCGAAGCTAGCGCTGCAAGTGGGCAACATCCTGGACAAGACTCCGCCTCAAAGTCCGTCCAAGTGGCTGCAGCGGCCCCTGCACCCCACGCCGGTGGTAGACTGGGACGCCCGGCCGTTACCGCCGCCGCCGGCCTACGACGACGTAGCCCAAGATGAAGACGACATGGAG GTGAGCTCCATCACCAGCTCGGAGCAGCAGCTCGAACACGATCAGACTGCTGTCCACGGCGTAGACGGAGCTCTCTCCTCAGGACAGGTGACTGAAAGCGACGGCGTCGTCTCGAAAGATCCAGAAAGACCGGTTTTGGAGGACAACCTTTTCCTTCCCAGCAAGCACAGCCACGCTGCCTCCCCGTCCTTCTCCCAATCCGCAGAGATTTTCCAGGAACTCCAGCAGGAGTGCATGAGGAAGCTCAATGTCCCGACAGGCGGGGTTGGTCAGTGGACCCAAATCTCAGCCCTCTGTCCTACTCAGAACGCCCAGGAGGATCAACAGCATCTCTTCATCAATGAGGACAAACCTCAGATCCCCCCACGTGTTCCAATACCCCCTCGACCGATAAAATGGGGAGACTACACGTCCGCTCGCTGGTCAAGGGACCTTTCTGTTTCCCCGATGCCGTCGGACCCCACATACAGCATTTCGGGCACAAGCCTGGAACGACCGCCTCAGATCCCGCCCAGAGACCCTCTGTCCCAGCCCAACTCCCGGACGCCAAGCCCCAATTGTGCAGTGGTGGGCTCTCTGCAGCAGAGGATCTGCTCCGTTAGCCCCTCCACCCACCAGGCCTCACACTCCTATAGCTCCCACCTCTCCACCTCGCCTGGCAAACCTATGCCGACCACACACAGCTTTGCCTCGGACCCCAAATACGCCGCACCCAAAGTGATCCAAGCCCAGGGTAGGGACAACGCCAACAGAGGTCCCTGCATCCTGCCCATCGTCCGAGACGGGCAGAAAGTCAGCAACACGCACTATTACCTCCTGCCAGAGAGGCCGCCGTACCTCGACCGTTTTGAACGCTTCTTCAGAGAGGCTGAGAACCTCCCGGGCGGCAGCGGTGCCGAGGACAGGCACGCGCGGCACGCCAACACGGCCACCGTGAGACCCATGGTCGTCACCGCCCAGACAGTTCAGGGACTCGTCCAGCCGGGAGAGCTGAAGGCTAACTTCTCCTTCAATAACAACTTTGGCATGAGCGCACAGCGGTCAGGGATGAAGACATCAGTTAGTCTCCCTCGCGTGTGTTCAGACGGGCTGACGGGTCCAACAGTGAATTCTTCCTGCGGCCGGACAGAAGACGGAGGGAACTCTCTGGACAGAGTCCAAATG GTGCAGGAGGCTGTTCACGGCGTGACGATAGCAGAGTGTCAAGCCGCCCTCCAGAACAACAGCTGGGATGTCCAGAAGGCTGTGCATTACCTAAAG